The following are encoded together in the Buteo buteo chromosome 2, bButBut1.hap1.1, whole genome shotgun sequence genome:
- the THNSL1 gene encoding threonine synthase-like 1 isoform X1 yields the protein MFHIVQYQPLRLITQNSLSSMCLKLMLSRPATFAQIWKSWFSSHSLVGNKNIILMGPPGAGKTTIGRIVGQKLDCPVIDIDDNVLETTWNMSVSEKLQDVGNEQFLEEEGKALLKFSASGSVISLTGSNPMHAAGMQHVKKNGIVVYLDVPTTVIMSRLKSMKVDRIVGLSPGISLKDILQFRKQFYKRWYDIRVLCGGDIAAEVVAEKVLDAVKRYQNSELETFISTRSSRSGRSTEKDSHKYFSDVVTEGLAPDGGLFVPERGLPKFTAGEWQSLIEATYIERAQVILESCIHPSDIPASKLAEIIGTAYGENFTCSKIAPVRHLAGNQFLLELFHGPTASFKDFALQMVPHIFAYCIPRSCNYLVLVATSGDTGSAVLDGFSRLHDTDKQRIAVMNFFPEDGVSPIQKSQMIGCQKENAWSVGVKSDFDFCQTAIKQIFTNSDYTGFLTVEYGTALAAANSINWARLLPQVVYHASAYLDLVHQDIIPFGSPVDVCIPTGNFGNILAALYAKMMGIPIRKCICASNENNVLTDFIRTGVYDLRGRKLIPTFSPAVDILKSSNLERYLHLITNEDGQLVTQLYNQLENQGHFQLQKDLLEKLQQDLVAGWCSEEDCLAAIHSVYSTTGYILDTHTAVAKVVADRLQDRTCPIIISSTAHYSKFAPAILRALRIAEINQNPLSQLHLLSSYSPLPPVHWGLLETLKKKGNEDHQVCAADMGMLMSHIETLIQNHFMKVF from the coding sequence ATGTTTCACATTGTTCAGTATCAGCCTTTAAGACTAATAACCCAAAACAGTCTTTCTAGCATGTGTTTAAAACTGATGCTTTCAAGACCTGCTACGTTTGCACAGATATGGAAGTCATGGTTCTCAAGCCATTCTCTTgttggaaacaaaaatattatccTGATGGGACCTCCGGGTGCTGGGAAAACAACGATTGGGAGAATAGTAGGTCAGAAACTAGATTGCCCCGTCATAGATATAGATGACAATGTCCTTGAAACAACCTGGAATATGAGTGTGTCGGAAAAACTGCAGGATGTTGGTAATGAGCAATTTttagaggaggaaggaaaagcccTGTTGAAGTTTTCAGCATCTGGAAGTGTCATTTCCCTTACTGGGTCCAATCCAATGCATGCTGCTGGCATGCAGCatgtgaagaaaaatggaatagTTGTATATCTGGACGTGCCCACAACAGTCATTATGAGTAggctgaaatcaatgaaagtGGATCGCATCGTGGGCCTGTCTCCTGGTATTTCGCTCAAGGACATACTTCAGTTTAGGAAGCAGTTCTACAAAAGGTGGTATGACATCCGTGTTCTTTGTGGAGGGGATATTGCAGCAGAGGTTGTAGCAGAAAAGGTGCTTGATGCTGTGAAGAGATACCAAAACTCGGAACTGGAAACTTTCATTTCAACTAGGTCTAGTAGGTCTGGAAGGAGTACGGAAAAAGACtctcataaatatttcagtgatgtTGTCACTGAGGGCTTAGCCCCTGATGGAGGACTCTTTGTTCCTGAGAGAGGACTTCCAAAATTCACTGCTGGAGAATGGCAAAGCCTAATAGAAGCAACTTACATTGAAAGAGCCCAGGTTATACTAGAAAGTTGCATACATCCTTCTGATATTCCTGCTTCTAAGCTGGCAGAAATTATTGGAACTGCTTATGGAGAAAACTTTACTTGTTCTAAAATTGCCCCAGTTAGGCATTTGGCAGGCAATCAGTTTCTCCTTGAGTTATTTCATGGACCAACAGCATCATTTAAAGATTTTGCATTACAGATGGTGCCACACATATTTGCATACTGCATTCCCAGAAGCTGCAATTACTTGGTCCTGGTAGCTACTTCTGGTGACACAGGGAGTGCAGTCCTAGATGGCTTTAGTCGTCTCCATGACACTGACAAACAGAGAATTGCTgtgatgaatttttttcctgaggatgGAGTAAGCCCAATTCAAAAATCACAGATGATTGgctgtcagaaagaaaatgcctggTCAGTAGGTGTCAAATCTGATTTTGATTTTTGCCAGACAGCTATAAAGCAAATCTTTACTAATTCTGATTATACTGGCTTTCTTACAGTAGAATATGGAACAGCTTTAGCCGCAGCAAACTCCATAAACTGGGCACGACTGCTTCCTCAGGTAGTTTATCATGCCTCTGCATACCTTGATCTTGTTCATCAAGATATTATTCCTTTTGGAAGCCCTGTAGATGTTTGCATTCCTACAGGAAACTTTGGCAACATATTAGCTGCTTTATATGCTAAAATGATGGGAATTCCTATTAGAAAATGTATCTGTGCTTCCaatgaaaacaatgttttgaCTGACTTCATAAGAACAGGTGTTTATGATTTGAGGGGAAGAAAATTGATTCCCACTTTTTCACCAGCAGTAGATATTTTGAAGTCCTCCAATCTTGAGCGGTACTTGCACCTGATTACTAATGAGGATGGACAACTGGTGACACAATTATATAACCAGCTGGAAAATCAGGGCCACTTCCAGCTACAGAAAGATTTACTTGAAAAGCTTCAGCAGGACTTGGTGGCTGGATGGTGCTCTGAGGAGGACTGTCTAGCTGCCATTCACTCTGTATACAGTACTACAGGATATATTTTGGATACACACACAGCTGTTGCTAAAGTAGTTGCAGATCGATTACAAGATAGAACTTGCCCAATTATTATTTCATCTACAGCTCATTATTCTAAGTTTGCACCTGCTATCTTGAGGGCCTTGAGGATTGCAGAAATAAACCAGAATCCATTAAGTCAGCTTCACTTGCTGAGTTCTTACAGCCCTCTGCCTCCAGTCCACTGGGGCCTATTAGAGACTCTAAAAAAGAAGGGGAATGAGGATCACCAGGTCTGTGCTGCTGATATGGGTATGCTGATGTCCCATATAGAAACCTTAATTCAAAATCATTTCATGAAAGTTTTCTGA
- the THNSL1 gene encoding threonine synthase-like 1 isoform X2, with product MFHIVQYQPLRLITQNSLSSMCLKLMLSRPATFAQIWKSWFSSHSLVGNKNIILMGPPGAGKTTIGRIVGQKLDCPVIDIDDNVLETTWNMSVSEKLQDVGNEQFLEEEGKALLKFSASGSVISLTGSNPMHAAGMQHVKKNGIVVYLDVPTTVIMSRLKSMKVDRIVGLSPGISLKDILQFRKQFYKRWYDIRVLCGGDIAAEVVAEKVLDAVKRYQNSELETFISTRSSRSGRSTEKDSHKYFSDVVTEGLAPDGGLFVPERGLPKFTAGEWQSLIEATYIERAQVILESCIHPSDIPASKLAEIIGTAYGENFTCSKIAPVRHLAGNQFLLELFHGPTASFKDFALQMVPHIFAYCIPRSCNYLVLVATSGDTGSAVLDGFSRLHDTDKQRIAVMNFFPEDGVSPIQKSQMIGCQKENACRIWNSFSRSKLHKLGTTASSGHT from the exons ATGTTTCACATTGTTCAGTATCAGCCTTTAAGACTAATAACCCAAAACAGTCTTTCTAGCATGTGTTTAAAACTGATGCTTTCAAGACCTGCTACGTTTGCACAGATATGGAAGTCATGGTTCTCAAGCCATTCTCTTgttggaaacaaaaatattatccTGATGGGACCTCCGGGTGCTGGGAAAACAACGATTGGGAGAATAGTAGGTCAGAAACTAGATTGCCCCGTCATAGATATAGATGACAATGTCCTTGAAACAACCTGGAATATGAGTGTGTCGGAAAAACTGCAGGATGTTGGTAATGAGCAATTTttagaggaggaaggaaaagcccTGTTGAAGTTTTCAGCATCTGGAAGTGTCATTTCCCTTACTGGGTCCAATCCAATGCATGCTGCTGGCATGCAGCatgtgaagaaaaatggaatagTTGTATATCTGGACGTGCCCACAACAGTCATTATGAGTAggctgaaatcaatgaaagtGGATCGCATCGTGGGCCTGTCTCCTGGTATTTCGCTCAAGGACATACTTCAGTTTAGGAAGCAGTTCTACAAAAGGTGGTATGACATCCGTGTTCTTTGTGGAGGGGATATTGCAGCAGAGGTTGTAGCAGAAAAGGTGCTTGATGCTGTGAAGAGATACCAAAACTCGGAACTGGAAACTTTCATTTCAACTAGGTCTAGTAGGTCTGGAAGGAGTACGGAAAAAGACtctcataaatatttcagtgatgtTGTCACTGAGGGCTTAGCCCCTGATGGAGGACTCTTTGTTCCTGAGAGAGGACTTCCAAAATTCACTGCTGGAGAATGGCAAAGCCTAATAGAAGCAACTTACATTGAAAGAGCCCAGGTTATACTAGAAAGTTGCATACATCCTTCTGATATTCCTGCTTCTAAGCTGGCAGAAATTATTGGAACTGCTTATGGAGAAAACTTTACTTGTTCTAAAATTGCCCCAGTTAGGCATTTGGCAGGCAATCAGTTTCTCCTTGAGTTATTTCATGGACCAACAGCATCATTTAAAGATTTTGCATTACAGATGGTGCCACACATATTTGCATACTGCATTCCCAGAAGCTGCAATTACTTGGTCCTGGTAGCTACTTCTGGTGACACAGGGAGTGCAGTCCTAGATGGCTTTAGTCGTCTCCATGACACTGACAAACAGAGAATTGCTgtgatgaatttttttcctgaggatgGAGTAAGCCCAATTCAAAAATCACAGATGATTGgctgtcagaaagaaaatgcctg TAGAATATGGAACAGCTTTAGCCGCAGCAAACTCCATAAACTGGGCACGACTGCTTCCTCAG GTCATACATAG